The Branchiostoma floridae strain S238N-H82 chromosome 17, Bfl_VNyyK, whole genome shotgun sequence genome has a window encoding:
- the LOC118404575 gene encoding adenylate cyclase type 3-like (The sequence of the model RefSeq protein was modified relative to this genomic sequence to represent the inferred CDS: added 141 bases not found in genome assembly) → MTDITVIESTDGGFDNVNPASSNNISDRASTGTSGNKSRSWASIVRRKFTVSLGSPRLETVYRGYFRRQKRGCLLCVLLIAILYELRILVMDCVSFTVDRVPTIVLSAVLLCVHAVLFALCKAGKCSKKFEERVLPYLVWALLTAQALTYSGLQRQRLTPTHSLEWQLFLVFVVLTCLPLSLLSLLLLTGATALGHAVLCGAMAQAQTEFLGLQLISNGLLYACAVTLGVIFYLLVDRKYRKSFLDTRSSLEVKVHLQEQTQHQEQLLMSILPRHVAEDMRRGMSRKDTEDRQFQQMYIKRHENVSILFADIVGFTAISTTVSAQELVKILNELFASFDKLADINNQLRIKILGDCYYCICGVPVPRKDHAVCSINMGLDMVDAIAQVREKTRSPVDMRVGIHTGAVLAGVLGQKRWQFDVWSTDVTLANQMESGGMPGRVHISKATHDCLNGEFELEQGNGASRNDYLKSRGIKTFLIKRRTEKRELAASFPKKSAWSSIMIKNGGVKKVDDGKKPTARLCFQRLAIRALRNEQEINNLVRKTLEEQDYKAIDGKVNPVTLRFKDADLEMKFGKEREKQCAVCLVAFAVILVFCFLVQITVIARTIMAVIAFVICLVGIVSMVIVTSATIFHTNFPAMLVRVSNWLDGNRYIRNTWTLVAVTMVIAGILINTLSCDVTGPVLFSPPLDRLDLSCPYTQYFVFAIVLMLSGLTMQMHISHVTKFLTMCVITTVTCLVSFVLENGGLGISRSVNQNFTGNSTDSPDPVPPAAQLCVSLSVITICLLLICRQMESATRLLFLWKMETTKQREEVGQIRKQNEDLVNNILPPHVSTHFIGVKRKDEELYSQSYEEVGVLFASIPNFSDFYTEESVNNSGIECLRFLNEIIYDFDALLSKPKFRSITKIKTIGSCYMAASGLNPDDNMAHSPDRLVRLKHLADLADFALALKEALMNINYQSFNNFLLRIGIHQGSVVAGVIGARKPHYDIWGNTVNVASRMESTGQPGQIQVVEETSHLLKEFGFKLEQRGVVKVKGKGELMTYFLKGREKPEVSNISLPNVVG, encoded by the exons ATGACCGATATAACTGTTATAGAATCTACGGATGGAGGCTTTGACAATGTCAACCCGGCCTCCAGTAACAACATCTCAGATAGAGCCTCCACCGGGACATCGGGGAACAAGTCTCGGTCATGGGCGAGCATCGTGCGGAGGAAGTTCACTGTATCCCTCGGCTCCCCTCGACTCGAGACGGTCTACCGTGGCTACTTCCGTAGACAGAAACGCGGATGTCTCCTCTGCGTGCTCTTGATCGCCATCTTGTACGAGTTAAGGATTCTGGTCATGGACTGCGTGTCGTTCACCGTGGATAGAGTGCCGACTATCGTGCTGTCCGCGGTGCTGCTGTGTGTTCACGCCGTGCTGTTCGCGCTATGCAAGGCCGGGAAGTGTTCGAAAAAGTTCGAGGAGAGGGTGCTGCCGTACCTGGTGTGGGCGCTGCTTACTGCGCAGGCGCTGACTTACAGTGGGCTCCAGAGGCAGAGACTGACGCCGACACACTCATTGGAGTGGCAG CTTATCAGCAACGGCCTTCTCTACGCATGCGCCGTGACCCTGGGGGTCATCTTCTACCTGTTGGTGGACCGGAAGTACCGGAAGTCGTTTCTGGACACCAGGTCGTCCCTGGAGGTCAAAGTTCATCTGCAGGAACAGACTCAACATCAG GAGCAGCTGCTGATGTCCATCCTGCCGCGTCACGTGGCGGAGGACATGCGGAGGGGCATGAGCAGGAAGGACACAGAGGACAGGCAGTTCCAACAGATGTACATCAAACGGCACGAAAACGTCAG CATCCTGTTTGCTGACATCGTGGGCTTCACGGCGATCTCCACCACCGTGTCTGCTCAAGAACTGGTCAAGATTCTCAACGAGCTCTTCGCCAGCTTCGACAAACTCGCCGAT ATCAACAACCAGTTGCGTATTAAGATCCTGGGCGACTGTTACTACTGCATCTGTGGTGTACCTGTGCCGAGAAAGGACCACGCTGTTTGCTCCATCAACATGGGGCTGGATATGGTAGACGCCATCGC GCAAGTGCGAGAAAAGACGAGATCTCCGGTGGACATGCGCGTTGGGATCCACACGGGCGCGGTTCTGGCGGGGGTGCTGGGCCAGAAGCGGTGGCAGTTCGACGTCTGGTCGACAGATGTCACTCTTGCAAACCAGATGGAGTCCGGAGGGATGCCTGG GAGAGTTCACATCTCCAAGGCCACGCACGACTGTCTGAATGGAGAGTTTGAACTGGAGCAGGGGAACGGGGCTTCCCGGAACGACTACCTCAAGTCACGTGGTATCAAGACATTCCTCATCAAACGGAGAACAGAGAAAAGG GAGTTGGCGGCTTCTTTCCCGAAGAAGTCCGCCTGGAGTAgcataatgataaaaaatggCGGCGTCAAGAAAGTG GACGATGGAAAGAAGCCAACAGCGAGGCTGTGCTTCCAACGTCTGGCCATTCGGGCACTCCGAAACGAGCAAGAGATCAACAACCTGGTCAGAAAAACACTGGAGGAGCAGGATTATAAAGC GATTGACGGCAAGGTCAACCCCGTGACCTTGAGATTCAAGGACGCTGACCTTGAGATGAAGTTCGGGAAGGAACGAGAGAAGCAGTGCGCGGTCTGCCTGGTCGCCTTCGCTGTGATCCTGGTGTTCTGCTTCCTGGTCCAGATCACAGTTATTGCGCG GACCATTATGGCGGTTATCGCCTTCGTCATCTGTCTGGTGGGTATCGTTTCCATGGTGATCGTGACGTCAGCCACTATTTTCCACACG AACTTTCCTGCGATGTTGGTGAGGGTGTCCAACTGGCTAGACGGAAACAGGTACATCCGGAACACCTGGACACTGGtagctgttaccatggtgatcgCCGGGATACTCATCAACACG ctaTCCTGTGATGTGACAGGACCTGTGCTGTTCTCCCCGCCCCTGGACAGACTGGACCTCAGCTGTCCCTACACACAGTACTTTGTCTTCGCAATAGTCCTCATGCTGTCTGGACTCACTATGCAG ATGCACATCAGTCACGTGACCAAGTTTCTGACGATGTGCGTCATCACCACTGTCACGTGCCTTGTCAGTTTCGTTCTGGAAAATGGCGGACTCGGAATATCAAGAAGTGTCAATCAGAACTTCACGGGAAA CTCAACGGACAGCCCGGATCCTGTTCCGCCTGCAGCGCAGCTCTGCGTCAGTCTGTCCGTCATCACCATCTGTCTCCTACTCATCTGCAGACAG ATGGAAAGTGCGACACGGCTTCTCTTCCTGTGGAAGATGGAG ACCACTAAGCAGCGTGAAGAGGTCGGGCAGATCAGGAAACAAAACGAGGATCTTGTGAACAACATCCTCCCTCCCCACGTGTCAACGCACTTCATCGGGGTCAAGCGGAAGGACGAG GAGTTATATAGCCAGTCCTATGAGGAAGTTGGCGTCCTGTTCGCGTCCATCCCGAACTTCTCCGACTTCTACACGGAGGAGAGCGTGAACAACTCCGGCATTGAGTGTCTCAGATTCCTCAACGAGATCATCTACGACTTTGATGCG cTCCTGAGTAAACCGAAGTTCCGCAGCATCACTAAGATCAAAACCATCGGCAGCTGCTACATGGCCGCCTCGGGACTCAACCCTGACGACAACATGGCGCAT AGCCCTGAccgactggtgagactgaaacacCTAGCGGATCTGGCCGACTTTGCACTCGCTCTAAAGGAGGCCCTGATGAACATCAACTACCAGTCCTTCAACAACTTCCTCTTGAGAATAG GTATCCACCAAGGCTCTGTTGTGGCGGGGGTCATCGGCGCCAGGAAGCCTCACTATGACATCTGGGGGAACACCGTTAACGTGGCGAGTCGGATGGAGAGTACGGGGCAACCTGGGCAGATACAG gTTGTTGAAGAAACGAGCCACCTACTCAAGGAGTTCGGTTTCAAATTAGAACAGCGAGGAGTAGTCAAGGTCAAGGGGAAAGGTGAACTGATGACGTACTTCCTGAAGGGGCGGGAGAAACCGGAAGTCAGCAACATCAGCCTTCCCAACGTCGTTGGCTGA